Proteins from a genomic interval of Streptomyces sp. NBC_00820:
- a CDS encoding response regulator transcription factor, giving the protein MNAAGTGTSSLGNAPIKVLLADDERLVRSGFKVLIDVEDDIEVVGEATDGAEAVERVRTTRPDVVLMDIRMPKLDGIQATRQIVKTHGLGHVRVLILTTYETDAYVFEALQAGASGFMLKDAGPAELLHAIRVVAAGDALLAPRITRRLIAQFTAQRVATQAGEDRLAVLTQREREVLALVGQGLSNDEIGTELCMSPATARTHVSHAMVKLGARDRAQLVVIAYRTGLVSP; this is encoded by the coding sequence ATGAACGCGGCAGGCACAGGCACATCCTCGCTCGGCAACGCTCCGATCAAGGTTCTGCTTGCCGATGACGAGCGGCTCGTGCGATCCGGGTTCAAGGTTCTGATCGACGTCGAGGACGACATCGAGGTGGTAGGGGAGGCCACCGACGGTGCCGAGGCCGTCGAGCGGGTCCGTACGACCCGCCCCGACGTTGTGCTCATGGACATCCGCATGCCGAAGCTCGACGGGATCCAGGCAACCCGTCAGATCGTCAAGACGCATGGGCTTGGGCATGTCCGGGTCCTGATCCTCACCACCTACGAGACCGATGCGTACGTCTTCGAAGCACTGCAGGCCGGCGCAAGCGGTTTCATGCTCAAGGACGCGGGACCGGCCGAACTCCTCCATGCCATCCGGGTCGTCGCCGCCGGAGACGCGTTGCTCGCCCCGCGGATCACCCGACGCCTGATCGCCCAGTTCACCGCGCAACGGGTCGCCACGCAGGCCGGCGAGGACCGGCTGGCGGTCCTGACCCAGCGCGAACGTGAAGTGCTGGCTCTGGTGGGACAGGGCCTGAGCAACGACGAGATCGGCACTGAGCTGTGCATGAGCCCGGCCACCGCGCGTACCCATGTCAGCCACGCGATGGTGAAACTGGGTGCGCGGGACCGCGCACAACTGGTCGTCATCGCCTATCGGACAGGGCTCGTCAGCCCTTAG
- a CDS encoding DUF6220 domain-containing protein, protein MRKTIAGLAAVLVLAIAVQFFLAGSGAFDNAPIDEAFRPHRALGYMIVLLAIVTTLTAALARMPGRLVGMTGLLAGLGIAQPLIATIAKACGDTDDSTTAGRLVFGLHGVNALIMMAVAVRIHREARELPNPSGSAAPAADDGARAAGHAPGSAQ, encoded by the coding sequence ATGCGTAAAACCATCGCCGGACTGGCGGCAGTGCTCGTGCTCGCGATCGCGGTGCAGTTCTTCCTGGCCGGCAGCGGAGCGTTCGACAACGCGCCCATCGACGAGGCATTCCGGCCGCACCGGGCGCTGGGCTACATGATCGTCCTCCTTGCGATCGTGACGACGCTGACCGCCGCGCTGGCCCGCATGCCCGGCCGGCTCGTCGGCATGACCGGTCTGCTCGCCGGGCTGGGGATCGCTCAGCCGTTGATCGCGACCATCGCCAAGGCATGCGGTGACACAGACGACTCCACGACCGCGGGTCGACTCGTCTTCGGCCTGCACGGGGTCAACGCGCTGATCATGATGGCTGTGGCCGTCAGGATCCACCGCGAGGCGCGAGAGCTGCCGAACCCCTCGGGATCCGCCGCGCCGGCCGCCGATGACGGCGCTCGAGCTGCCGGGCACGCCCCGGGATCCGCTCAGTGA
- a CDS encoding multicopper oxidase family protein gives MTTAQLILLDHAVALLGVVSWFGAGIAAVLRRHQLGFGLLVAAVLVTLARVATVSVLAGRGWWFVAEKVLLGLPLLGVAGVAAVLIAGPRLWVARTAAGEDLPASCVVSLFTAAYAALAGLLVTFLAGYPLTWSTALITVSLVSAGSALTARVVARETQDEGSRVGTDRHAAFTRRRFVNAAVGAGVVGAGGTGVALLLRPIGSAVTGGGPAHSSSSHHAMSVADLRGFASPSAGGVRRRYVLTAKNATARLASGREIDAWTYNGQVPGPAITATEGDLIEVTLRNSDIEDGVTLHWHGYDVPCGEDGVPGLTQRPVTPGEEFVYRFRADQVGTYWYHTHEASDPGVRKGLYGTLVVTPRDGQPAGVGSGGRQQLDLTLPVHTFAGTVVVGDQDGRTAPTAAPGTEVRLRLINTDSDPHRLALAGTRFRVAAVDGRDLNHPEQVRDVSLRLPAGGRYDLMFVMPDTAVALVLDNDRDTGVLLRPDDDAEREPRIEDTSDWPELDLLRYGTPARAPFDPDTADRDFTLVLDRAAAMVDGRPAYAQAVNGLGHPSIPDLMVAEGDVVRFRVVNRSLETHPWHLHGHPVLILSRDGTVSSGSPLWVDTFEVRAGEVWEVAFKADNPGIWMNHCHNLPHAEQGMMLRVSYDGVTTPFGDAHASHG, from the coding sequence GTGACTACGGCCCAGTTGATTCTCCTGGACCATGCCGTTGCCCTGCTGGGCGTCGTGTCGTGGTTCGGGGCCGGCATCGCGGCGGTCCTCCGGCGCCACCAGCTCGGATTCGGGCTGCTCGTCGCAGCTGTCCTGGTCACGCTCGCCCGGGTCGCCACCGTGTCGGTCCTGGCCGGCCGTGGCTGGTGGTTCGTAGCGGAAAAGGTGCTGCTGGGGCTACCGCTGCTCGGCGTTGCCGGGGTGGCCGCGGTGCTCATCGCCGGGCCTCGGCTGTGGGTGGCGAGAACGGCGGCCGGCGAGGACCTGCCGGCAAGCTGCGTCGTCTCGCTGTTCACCGCCGCCTACGCGGCCCTGGCCGGCCTCCTGGTGACCTTCCTCGCTGGGTACCCCCTCACCTGGTCGACTGCGTTGATCACGGTCTCGCTGGTGTCAGCCGGCTCCGCGCTCACCGCACGTGTCGTGGCACGAGAGACACAGGACGAGGGGTCGCGCGTGGGGACGGATCGTCATGCCGCCTTCACCCGGCGGCGATTCGTCAACGCCGCCGTCGGAGCGGGTGTCGTGGGCGCGGGGGGCACCGGCGTCGCCCTGCTGTTGCGACCCATCGGCTCCGCCGTCACCGGAGGCGGCCCGGCTCATTCGTCCAGCTCCCATCACGCAATGTCGGTGGCAGATCTGCGTGGCTTCGCGAGTCCGTCTGCCGGCGGTGTCAGGCGCCGGTACGTGCTCACCGCGAAGAACGCCACCGCGCGACTGGCGTCCGGACGTGAGATCGACGCGTGGACGTACAACGGCCAGGTACCGGGCCCGGCGATCACCGCCACCGAGGGCGATCTGATCGAGGTGACGCTGCGCAACAGCGACATCGAGGACGGGGTCACCCTGCATTGGCACGGCTACGACGTGCCGTGCGGCGAGGACGGTGTGCCGGGCCTGACACAGCGTCCGGTGACACCGGGTGAGGAGTTCGTCTACCGATTCCGCGCCGACCAGGTGGGCACCTACTGGTACCACACCCACGAGGCATCGGATCCCGGCGTGCGCAAGGGACTGTACGGGACGCTCGTCGTCACACCACGAGACGGACAGCCGGCGGGTGTAGGCTCTGGCGGCCGTCAGCAGCTCGATCTCACGCTGCCCGTGCACACGTTCGCCGGCACCGTGGTCGTGGGGGATCAGGACGGGCGCACCGCACCCACCGCGGCACCCGGTACGGAGGTACGGCTGCGACTGATCAACACCGATTCGGATCCGCACCGGCTCGCGCTGGCCGGGACCCGGTTCCGGGTCGCGGCCGTCGACGGCCGCGACCTCAACCATCCCGAGCAGGTCCGTGACGTGAGCCTGCGGCTGCCCGCCGGCGGGCGCTACGACCTGATGTTCGTCATGCCGGACACGGCCGTCGCGCTGGTGCTCGACAACGACCGCGACACCGGGGTGTTGCTGCGCCCGGACGACGACGCCGAACGCGAGCCGCGGATCGAGGACACCTCCGACTGGCCGGAGCTCGACCTCCTGCGGTACGGAACACCTGCTCGCGCCCCGTTCGATCCGGACACCGCCGACCGGGACTTCACCCTCGTCCTGGACCGCGCGGCCGCCATGGTCGACGGTCGGCCGGCCTACGCGCAGGCGGTCAACGGGCTGGGGCACCCATCGATCCCGGACCTGATGGTCGCCGAAGGCGATGTCGTCCGGTTCAGGGTCGTCAACCGAAGCCTGGAGACTCACCCCTGGCATCTGCACGGCCATCCCGTGCTGATCCTGTCCAGGGACGGGACGGTCTCATCCGGCAGTCCCCTGTGGGTGGACACGTTCGAGGTGCGGGCGGGAGAGGTCTGGGAGGTGGCATTCAAAGCCGACAACCCCGGGATCTGGATGAATCACTGCCACAACCTGCCCCACGCCGAGCAGGGAATGATGCTGCGCGTCTCCTACGACGGAGTCACCACGCCCTTCGGAGACGCACACGCCAGTCACGGGTAG
- a CDS encoding cold-shock protein — MATGTVKWFNAEKGFGFIAQDGGGPDVFAHYSAINSSGFRELQEGQIVTFDVTQGQKGPQAENINPA; from the coding sequence ATGGCTACGGGAACCGTGAAGTGGTTCAACGCGGAGAAGGGCTTCGGCTTCATCGCCCAGGACGGGGGCGGCCCCGATGTCTTCGCGCACTACTCCGCGATCAACTCCTCGGGCTTTCGTGAGCTCCAGGAGGGCCAGATCGTGACGTTCGACGTCACCCAGGGCCAGAAGGGCCCGCAGGCCGAGAACATCAACCCGGCCTGA
- a CDS encoding MMPL family transporter → MTTESPRTDGTLAGLGRFCFRRRRLVLLTWLVGVIVVAFVGFNFGAASDDDFSGGDSGSARAQELIEKHFPERSGDTLTLAIKADKGIDDPAARQKIEKVIADISDSSVTGPVVSPYQDESLVTRDRRIARMTIPLTDKEVEKSEVKPLVDVVKDASDDSVTLGLGGYMAEKAETPPQGPAESVGILAAAVILFIAFGSLVAMGLPIVTAVLALTAGLALIKLVGHVVPAPDFTVIFGAMIGLGVGIDYALFIVTRYKDGLRDGDDPETATVTAITTAGRAVLFAGLTVVIALLGLIVMGQRLMTGVAIATSIAVLVTMIAAVTLLPAFLGFIGYKINSLRLPRRASRRNQPVDAQSQRRTPAERWAGVVQRRPLISAILAGGFLLVLAAPMLDMRLSQPDASVQPRDRSSYVSYKILSEGFGPGFGAPLIFATEVHSADADLSPVVAAVSKTEGIARATPPQVSEDGKAATFTAFPTTGFQDEATADLVHRLRDDVLPERPGGESVLIGGPNASTIDVSEESAERLPLMIGVVIALSMVLMLALVRSATIALQAAVMNALSIGAAFGVVVAIVQWGWLGTAFGFPTPMPVTSWVPMTMFPVLFGLSMDYQVFLIARIREEYERTGDTRASVTHGLARTARVITAAAAIMIAVFMTSVLGPDIGVKQGAVGMAIAVLIDATVVRMVLMPAVMELFGKANWWMPGRRAPKTVSAPPAEVEGRVEV, encoded by the coding sequence ATGACAACCGAGTCTCCACGTACGGATGGAACTCTGGCGGGACTGGGTCGCTTCTGTTTCCGCCGCCGCCGCCTGGTCCTCCTGACCTGGCTCGTCGGTGTGATCGTCGTGGCGTTCGTCGGCTTCAACTTCGGCGCCGCCTCCGACGACGACTTCTCCGGCGGTGACTCCGGGTCGGCCAGGGCGCAGGAGCTGATTGAGAAGCACTTTCCCGAACGGTCAGGGGACACGCTGACCCTCGCGATCAAGGCTGACAAGGGAATTGACGATCCTGCCGCCCGGCAGAAGATCGAGAAGGTCATCGCCGACATCTCCGACTCGTCCGTCACCGGACCGGTGGTCTCGCCGTATCAGGACGAGAGCCTGGTGACGAGGGATCGCCGTATCGCCCGTATGACCATCCCGCTGACCGACAAGGAGGTGGAGAAGAGCGAGGTCAAGCCCTTGGTGGACGTGGTCAAGGACGCCTCCGACGACAGCGTCACCCTCGGACTCGGCGGGTACATGGCAGAAAAGGCCGAGACCCCGCCACAGGGTCCTGCCGAAAGTGTGGGCATCCTGGCGGCGGCGGTGATCTTGTTCATCGCCTTCGGGTCGCTGGTGGCGATGGGCCTGCCGATCGTGACCGCCGTGCTGGCACTCACGGCCGGCCTCGCGTTGATCAAGCTGGTGGGGCACGTGGTCCCCGCGCCGGACTTCACTGTGATCTTCGGCGCGATGATCGGGCTCGGTGTGGGCATCGACTACGCCCTGTTCATCGTGACCCGCTACAAGGACGGCCTGCGAGACGGCGATGACCCCGAGACCGCAACCGTCACGGCCATCACCACCGCCGGTCGCGCGGTACTGTTCGCCGGCCTGACCGTCGTGATCGCGTTGCTGGGTCTGATCGTCATGGGACAGCGGCTGATGACCGGGGTGGCCATCGCCACGTCCATCGCGGTGCTGGTGACGATGATCGCCGCGGTGACCCTGCTGCCGGCGTTCCTGGGGTTCATCGGCTACAAGATCAACTCGCTGCGCCTGCCTCGTCGTGCGTCGCGCCGGAACCAGCCGGTCGATGCCCAGTCCCAGCGTCGTACCCCCGCCGAGCGTTGGGCCGGCGTGGTGCAGCGCAGGCCGTTGATCTCTGCGATCCTCGCCGGCGGGTTCCTGCTGGTGCTGGCCGCCCCCATGCTGGACATGCGGCTGAGCCAGCCCGATGCCAGTGTCCAGCCCCGTGACCGGAGCAGCTACGTCTCCTACAAGATCCTCTCCGAGGGCTTCGGTCCGGGCTTCGGAGCACCCCTGATCTTTGCCACTGAGGTCCACTCCGCGGACGCCGATCTGAGTCCTGTTGTCGCAGCGGTCAGCAAGACCGAGGGCATCGCCCGGGCCACGCCGCCCCAGGTCAGCGAGGACGGGAAGGCCGCCACCTTCACGGCCTTCCCCACGACCGGATTCCAGGACGAAGCGACCGCGGACCTGGTGCACAGGCTCCGCGACGATGTGCTGCCCGAGAGGCCCGGTGGTGAATCGGTCCTCATCGGCGGACCGAACGCCAGCACCATCGATGTCTCCGAGGAATCCGCCGAACGTCTGCCGCTGATGATCGGGGTCGTCATCGCGCTGTCCATGGTGCTGATGCTCGCGTTGGTCCGGTCGGCCACGATCGCCCTGCAGGCCGCGGTGATGAACGCGCTCTCGATCGGTGCCGCCTTTGGTGTGGTGGTCGCGATCGTGCAGTGGGGATGGCTCGGCACGGCCTTCGGTTTCCCCACCCCGATGCCGGTCACGAGCTGGGTGCCGATGACGATGTTCCCGGTCCTCTTCGGCCTGTCGATGGACTACCAGGTATTCCTGATCGCACGGATCCGTGAGGAGTACGAGCGAACCGGCGACACCCGGGCGTCTGTCACCCACGGTCTGGCACGGACCGCCAGGGTCATCACGGCCGCGGCCGCCATCATGATCGCCGTCTTCATGACCTCCGTACTCGGGCCCGACATTGGGGTCAAGCAGGGGGCTGTGGGCATGGCCATCGCCGTGCTCATCGACGCCACCGTCGTGCGGATGGTCCTGATGCCCGCGGTGATGGAACTGTTCGGCAAGGCCAACTGGTGGATGCCCGGACGCCGGGCACCGAAGACGGTCTCGGCACCCCCGGCCGAGGTCGAGGGAAGGGTCGAGGTCTGA
- a CDS encoding helix-turn-helix domain-containing protein, which produces MTADDSFGRLDDDDYPAYTMGRAAEMLGTTPNFLRAIGEARLITPLRSEGGHRRYSRYQLRIAARARELVDQGTPIEAACRIVILEDQLEEAQRINAEHRRAAESPNPPATA; this is translated from the coding sequence ATGACAGCAGACGATTCCTTCGGCCGTCTCGACGACGACGATTACCCCGCCTACACCATGGGTCGAGCTGCCGAGATGCTCGGCACCACCCCCAACTTCCTCCGCGCCATCGGTGAGGCCCGGCTGATCACCCCGCTCCGCTCGGAGGGTGGCCACCGCCGCTACTCCCGTTACCAGCTGCGCATCGCGGCCCGCGCCCGGGAACTCGTCGACCAAGGCACCCCCATCGAGGCTGCCTGCCGCATCGTCATCCTCGAAGACCAGCTCGAAGAGGCCCAGCGCATTAACGCCGAACACCGCCGCGCCGCCGAATCGCCCAACCCCCCGGCCACGGCGTGA